In one window of Solanum pennellii chromosome 2, SPENNV200 DNA:
- the LOC114075972 gene encoding uncharacterized protein LOC114075972: MRFGKKGKLIPRYIGPFEIVERIGEVAYQLALPPGLSGVHPVFHISMLKKYHQGCAHVIQWDSVLLDQNLTFEEEPITILDRQIRKLRSKEIASVKVQWKHRPVEEAT, translated from the coding sequence atgagatttggaaagaagggcaagtTGATCCcaaggtatataggtccttTCGAGATTGTGGAGCGTATTGGTGAGGTTGCGTATCAGTTGGCTTTGCCACCTGGTTTGTCAGGTGTCCATCCTGTATTTCATATTTCGATGCTGAAGAAATATCATCAAGGTTGTGCTCATGTGATTCAGTGGGATTCAGTGTTACTTGATCAGAATTTGACTTTTGAGGAGGAGCCAATTACCATTTTGGATAGGCAAATTCGAAAGTTGAGGTCAAAAGAGATTGCTTCAGTGAAGGTTCAATGGAAGCATCGTCCAGTGGAGGAGGCTACATAG